One Vanessa atalanta chromosome 6, ilVanAtal1.2, whole genome shotgun sequence genomic window carries:
- the LOC125064750 gene encoding beta-1,3-glucosyltransferase, producing MGIVTALTLFTLIQTATSFGSRNVVFTIVSQPEPYHASVANRLKQDLEIQVNELEKLTPKVYITHEDIPVAGAWTIIPLLRPLVTKYKNTDVRWVLFVEPHTAVRCSKLFEALAAADNQKDTMWIGYPLSDDEPTIIHHFAFYEDLEDDGGFVYPHFANGFAMRIELMDRLVNQIENDERKLEADFSIDPAFELAQLVYGDSTSPGPLLTPDLSFCIVSGDNCATYPRQFDICGSPIAEDSIYFAVKTWTGFHSTRAKVVKKTWGKHVTHLQFFSDKSDPELPAVDIGVPNTKTGHCLKTVTILKEVVKRVQDLPNIKWIFLADDDTILGVQRLCELLSCYRGGSDITVLGERYGYGYGKKETVGKGYDYITGGGGAALSRGAARALSACACASRGAPDDMALGACALRNNISLTHSPLFHQARPQDYPREVLARDRPVSFHRHSSPEPLRVYATWFQHDDLALKRKKNKDEL from the exons gttCAAGAAACGTTGTATTTACTATAGTTAGTCAACCAGAGCCATATCACGCAAGTGTCGCAAATCGCCTAAAACAAGACTTAGAAATTCAAGTCAATGAATTAGAAAAG CTTACACCAAAAGTCTACATAACACATGAAGATATACCCGTAGCGGGGGCTTGGACGATAATTCCTCTACTGAGGCCCCTAGTCactaaatacaaaaacacaGATGTACGATGGGTTCTTTTCGTCGAACCACATACTGCTGTACGTTGCAGTAAACTATTTGAAGCTTTAGCAGCAGCTGACAATCAGAAg GATACAATGTGGATCGGCTACCCTCTAAGTGATGATGAACCAACAATTATACATCATTTTGCCTTTTATGAGGATTTGGAAGATGATGGTGGTTTTGTGTATCCCCATTTTGCAAATGGTTTTGCGATGAGAATAGAATTAATGGACAG gCTCGTAAATCAAATAGAAAATGACGAGAGGAAGCTAGAAGCAGATTTCTCTATTGATCCTGCGTTCGAACTGGCACAACTCGTGTATGGGGATAGCACTAGTCCAGGACCGTTATTGACCCCAGATCTGAGCTTCTGCATCGTTTCCGGAGATAATTGCGCCACATATCCTAGACAGTTTGATATATGc GGCAGTCCTATTGCTGAGGACTCGATATATTTTGCAGTGAAAACTTGGACAGGTTTCCACTCTACCAGAGCAAAGGTGGTGAAGAAGACATGGGGAAAACACGTGACACATCTGCAATTCTTCAGTGATAAATCTG ATCCTGAACTTCCTGCTGTGGATATCGGTGTGCCAAACACGAAAACAGGTCATTGCTTAAAAACGGTCACCATTTTGAAGGAAGTTGTGAAGAGGGTGCAAGATCTTCCAAATATCAAATGGATATTTCTTGCTGATGATGATACTATTTTGGG tgtCCAGCGGCTCTGTGAATTGCTAAGCTGCTATCGAGGCGGTTCCGACATCACGGTTCTCGGAGAAAGATATGGTTACGGATACGGCAAGAAGGAGACAGTTGGTAAAG GCTACGACTACATaacgggcggcggcggcgcggcgctgtcgcgcggcgcggcgcgcgcgctgtCGGCGTGCGCGTGCGCCTCGCGCGGCGCGCCCGACGACATGGCGCTCGGCGCGTGCGCGCTGCGCAACAACATCTCGCTCACCCACTCGCCGCTGTTCCACCAG GCACGTCCGCAAGATTACCCGCGTGAAGTGCTCGCACGAGATCGTCCGGTGTCCTTCCACAGGCACTCCTCACCAGAACCGCTCAGGGTGTACGCTACCTGGTTCCAGCACGACGACTTAGCTCTTAAAAGGAAAAAGAATAAGGATGAGTTGTAG